From the genome of Candidatus Kapaibacterium sp., one region includes:
- the rplS gene encoding 50S ribosomal protein L19 gives MPSPKLLMVEEMLKAEAEELRRAASGEQAKIDDFRPGDYVDVAVRVVEGDKERIQHFQGIVMYKRGQGPSTTFCVRKVSHGVGVERIFPLYAPVVESVTVLRRGRVRRARITFIRQMSEKRIRQKLRYSS, from the coding sequence ATGCCATCCCCAAAGCTGCTGATGGTCGAGGAGATGCTGAAAGCCGAGGCTGAGGAATTGCGGCGAGCGGCTTCTGGTGAGCAGGCGAAGATCGATGACTTCAGGCCTGGCGATTACGTAGACGTTGCCGTTCGTGTCGTGGAAGGGGATAAGGAGCGGATCCAGCACTTCCAGGGCATTGTAATGTACAAGCGGGGACAAGGGCCAAGTACAACCTTCTGTGTGCGGAAGGTCTCGCATGGCGTCGGGGTAGAGAGGATCTTCCCGCTCTACGCCCCGGTAGTGGAGAGCGTTACCGTACTACGGCGCGGACGTGTCCGGCGGGCCCGGATTACGTTCATCCGCCAGATGTCGGAGAAGCGGATTCGGCAGAAGCTGCGCTACAGCTCCTGA
- a CDS encoding bi-domain-containing oxidoreductase: protein MLQVLQHQRTGEIQVAEVPPPECVPEGVLVRTAFSLISSGTERTSVQTARASLLRKAWERPDLVRQVLHSIRREGLSATLEKVKARLEAYKPLGYSVAGVVVESRVPEFAPGDRVACAGAGYAVHAEYVTVPRRLVVPVPEGVPLEAAAYAAVGAIALNGVRRAAVQLGERVLVIGLGLLGLLTVQLLRAAGCRVIGMDRDPATFATALAVGCERAFLSSWESVADVERWSFGIGVDAVIITAGTSSNEPLELGIATLRKRGRLVVVGAVGMDVPRQPFYEKELELRIATSYGPGRYDPFYEEQGNDYPIAYVRWTEQRNMEAFLQFLKSGQVSTEPLTTHRFPIHRATEAYELLTHPGQERVIGILLEYPQVAQEERAPEVVLRPPRSSAARPRIGVIGAGSFAQAHLLPALREAGVEFVAVATATPASARAVGERFGFRVATTSGAQVIANPEVEAVVCATRHDTHADYVVEALRAGKPIFVEKPLAITLEQLRLVEQTLAEHGGAIMVGFNRRFSAPLRDIKAFFADRVEPLSILYRVNAGALPATHWLRDPRQGGRILGEACHFVDCMVFLTDSLPDAVAASAVRLPAPDAGECVSTILRFRDGSIGVLQYLTTGPSAVGKEFCEVFCQGRVARMEDFRSVEFFDGRRRKLRRYDGSKGHREEIHQFVEALRTRAPFPIPYEQLRAVTLATFAIQEALRSGTWVAVDSLLSSVQP from the coding sequence ATGCTCCAAGTCCTGCAGCACCAGCGGACAGGCGAAATCCAAGTTGCTGAAGTACCCCCACCGGAGTGTGTGCCTGAAGGAGTATTGGTTCGGACAGCCTTCTCCCTCATCAGCTCAGGAACGGAGCGGACGAGTGTCCAGACGGCTCGGGCCTCGTTGCTACGGAAAGCGTGGGAACGCCCAGACCTTGTCCGCCAGGTCCTGCATTCCATTCGGCGCGAAGGACTATCAGCGACGCTGGAGAAGGTCAAGGCGCGGTTGGAGGCTTACAAGCCGCTGGGCTATAGCGTTGCCGGTGTCGTTGTAGAGTCGCGGGTACCGGAGTTTGCGCCTGGAGACCGTGTTGCCTGCGCGGGGGCTGGCTACGCTGTCCACGCAGAGTACGTCACCGTCCCAAGGCGGCTCGTCGTTCCTGTTCCCGAGGGGGTCCCGTTGGAAGCAGCAGCTTATGCGGCTGTCGGTGCCATTGCCCTCAACGGCGTACGGCGGGCTGCAGTGCAGCTCGGTGAACGAGTCCTTGTCATCGGCCTGGGGTTACTGGGATTGCTGACAGTCCAGCTTCTGCGGGCCGCAGGCTGTCGCGTTATTGGAATGGACCGAGATCCAGCTACCTTCGCCACGGCCCTTGCGGTAGGCTGTGAGAGGGCCTTCCTGAGCAGTTGGGAGTCGGTGGCCGATGTAGAGCGGTGGAGTTTCGGTATCGGGGTGGATGCTGTCATCATAACGGCAGGGACTTCCTCGAACGAGCCTCTGGAGCTTGGGATTGCTACCCTCCGCAAGCGTGGTCGGCTGGTCGTCGTAGGGGCCGTAGGGATGGATGTCCCAAGGCAGCCTTTCTACGAGAAGGAGTTGGAGCTCCGCATTGCCACCAGCTACGGACCTGGCCGCTACGACCCATTCTACGAGGAGCAGGGGAACGATTACCCGATCGCTTACGTGCGCTGGACCGAGCAGCGCAACATGGAAGCTTTCCTGCAATTCCTCAAATCGGGGCAGGTAAGCACGGAACCGCTGACAACACATCGGTTCCCAATTCACCGGGCAACGGAAGCCTACGAGTTACTGACCCATCCTGGTCAGGAACGGGTCATCGGCATTCTGTTGGAGTATCCGCAGGTAGCTCAAGAGGAGCGGGCTCCAGAGGTCGTGCTTCGTCCACCGAGATCCTCCGCGGCCAGACCTCGCATCGGGGTGATTGGTGCTGGAAGCTTCGCCCAGGCTCACCTTCTACCGGCGCTTCGAGAGGCCGGGGTGGAGTTTGTAGCTGTCGCCACAGCCACCCCAGCGTCTGCTCGTGCGGTAGGGGAGCGGTTCGGTTTCCGTGTAGCAACGACGAGTGGAGCTCAGGTCATCGCGAATCCTGAAGTGGAGGCAGTTGTCTGCGCAACGCGCCATGACACGCATGCTGACTACGTTGTGGAGGCGCTGCGGGCAGGCAAGCCAATCTTCGTTGAGAAGCCGCTGGCAATCACGCTGGAGCAGCTACGGCTTGTGGAGCAGACGCTGGCGGAGCATGGAGGAGCGATCATGGTTGGATTCAACCGTCGGTTCAGCGCTCCGCTGCGTGATATCAAAGCGTTCTTCGCAGACCGAGTGGAGCCGCTGAGTATCCTCTACCGGGTCAACGCTGGCGCCCTCCCTGCAACGCACTGGTTGCGTGATCCGCGTCAAGGGGGGCGTATTCTGGGTGAGGCATGCCACTTTGTGGACTGCATGGTGTTCCTCACAGACTCGCTTCCGGACGCCGTGGCAGCCTCGGCGGTTCGGCTCCCAGCACCAGATGCCGGGGAGTGTGTTAGCACCATCCTCCGGTTCCGCGATGGGTCTATAGGGGTGCTACAGTACTTGACGACTGGCCCGTCAGCCGTTGGCAAGGAGTTCTGTGAGGTCTTTTGCCAGGGCAGAGTGGCCCGGATGGAGGACTTCCGGAGTGTAGAGTTCTTCGATGGTCGACGCCGAAAACTCCGCCGCTATGATGGTTCGAAGGGGCATCGGGAGGAAATACACCAGTTCGTAGAGGCACTCCGTACGAGAGCCCCATTCCCAATTCCCTACGAGCAGTTGCGGGCTGTGACGTTGGCGACATTCGCTATCCAGGAGGCACTCCGTAGTGGGACATGGGTGGCGGTTGATAGCCTACTCTCCTCGGTGCAGCCGTGA
- a CDS encoding DegT/DnrJ/EryC1/StrS family aminotransferase has product MQVPFLDLSAQHELLRHELVQAIERVLQTHQFVLGAEVEAFERACQEYLQIPHAVGVSSGTDALLIALMGIGVGPGDEVIVPTWTFFATAGVVARLHARPLFADVEPRGFGLQAEAVERVISRRTKAVIVVHLYGQIAPEVEELQRLCEAHGIALVEDAAQAFGACYADGRGVGSFGLCAAISFYPTKNLGACGDSGMVVTRSGEFATYLRLLRNHGMEQRYLHAVIGGNFRMDAFQAAILRVKLAYLSEWNQRRCTLAHRYAELFRQAGLAEGPGILEFDPNNRVLLPAELYPDAPGIPHVYHQYVIRARRRDELRQYLAERGVGTEVYYPVPLHRQPAFRELGYSPQQFPVSERLAAEVLALPIYPELSEAQQETVVGCIESFFRQHD; this is encoded by the coding sequence ATGCAGGTTCCCTTCCTGGACCTTTCAGCTCAGCACGAGCTGTTGCGGCACGAGCTTGTCCAGGCGATAGAACGGGTGCTGCAGACGCATCAGTTTGTGCTCGGAGCGGAAGTAGAGGCGTTTGAGCGAGCTTGCCAGGAGTATTTGCAAATCCCACACGCTGTCGGGGTGTCGAGCGGGACGGATGCGCTCTTGATTGCTCTGATGGGGATCGGAGTTGGCCCTGGGGATGAGGTGATCGTGCCAACTTGGACCTTCTTCGCCACGGCTGGAGTCGTGGCTAGGCTCCATGCGCGACCTCTCTTCGCGGACGTTGAACCTCGGGGGTTTGGGCTACAGGCAGAGGCCGTAGAGCGGGTGATAAGCCGACGGACGAAGGCAGTGATCGTCGTCCACCTCTATGGGCAGATTGCTCCAGAGGTAGAGGAGCTGCAGCGCCTTTGCGAAGCCCATGGCATCGCGCTCGTAGAAGATGCTGCTCAGGCATTTGGGGCGTGCTACGCAGACGGTCGTGGGGTTGGCAGCTTTGGGCTCTGTGCAGCCATCTCGTTCTATCCGACCAAGAATCTCGGTGCCTGTGGGGATTCGGGGATGGTGGTCACCCGTAGTGGAGAGTTCGCCACGTACTTGCGGTTGCTGCGAAATCACGGCATGGAGCAGCGGTACCTTCACGCGGTAATTGGTGGGAATTTCCGCATGGACGCGTTCCAGGCAGCCATCCTTCGAGTGAAGTTGGCCTACCTATCGGAATGGAACCAGCGCCGCTGTACACTCGCCCATCGTTATGCGGAGCTCTTTCGACAAGCCGGTTTGGCGGAGGGCCCAGGGATTCTGGAGTTTGACCCAAACAACCGTGTACTCTTGCCAGCCGAGCTGTATCCTGATGCTCCGGGGATACCGCATGTGTACCACCAGTACGTCATCCGGGCTCGCCGTCGGGATGAACTCCGGCAGTATTTGGCCGAACGCGGCGTTGGAACGGAGGTCTACTACCCCGTCCCTCTCCATCGGCAGCCGGCTTTCAGGGAGTTGGGTTATAGCCCTCAACAGTTCCCGGTCTCTGAGCGTCTGGCTGCGGAGGTGTTAGCGCTGCCGATCTACCCGGAGTTGAGTGAGGCACAGCAGGAGACGGTGGTGGGTTGCATAGAGAGCTTCTTCCGCCAGCATGACTAA
- the malQ gene encoding 4-alpha-glucanotransferase: MTKLARSLGVLLPIPALPSRWGIGDLGPSAYRFAEQLARAGVRYWQLLPWGPTTPALDNSPYNALSAFAGNLLWIGPEQLYAEGFCRRQDLTHLQPYAPQVDYAALTVERMEFLARCFERSAYWRHHSADFEEFCSRAGSWLEEWVLFAVLREHFRGAPWYEWPPEYRRLSGAQLEVIRRRHANRLEFHRWVQFLFFRQMERLRSWCLEQGVELIGDLPLFVAHDSADVWARPERFLLMPDGRPEYLSGAPPDVYNPQGQLWGQPLYRWEVHRAERFQWWMERVSHVLRYVRWLRLDHFRGYVACWAVRSGASTAAEGSWMPTPSEELFQLFQSRWMPLPFLPEDLGTITPDVELLRCRLGLPSMRVLLFAFPDPAYNPHAPHSCGENTVLYTSLHDTPPVRGWFLQAPEPVRKSVAQYCGHAVSARSVHWDFLRLALQSAAWLVVVPVQDICGLGAEAQINRPGTAQGNWRWRLSPGMPHARHWERLAEMSALFGRYRR, from the coding sequence ATGACTAAGCTGGCGCGGAGCTTGGGAGTACTGTTGCCGATTCCCGCTCTACCCTCTCGCTGGGGAATCGGGGACTTAGGGCCATCGGCATATAGGTTTGCTGAGCAGCTTGCTCGGGCAGGAGTTCGATACTGGCAACTGCTGCCCTGGGGACCGACAACGCCGGCGCTGGACAATTCTCCTTACAACGCCTTGTCTGCATTTGCTGGTAACCTGCTCTGGATCGGTCCCGAGCAGCTCTATGCTGAGGGATTCTGCCGGCGCCAGGATTTGACCCACCTACAGCCTTACGCACCCCAAGTGGACTACGCTGCGCTGACGGTAGAGCGGATGGAGTTCCTCGCTCGCTGCTTTGAGCGCTCTGCCTACTGGCGGCATCACAGTGCAGACTTCGAGGAGTTCTGCAGTCGCGCTGGCTCCTGGTTGGAGGAGTGGGTGCTGTTCGCTGTGCTGCGGGAGCACTTCCGTGGGGCTCCGTGGTATGAATGGCCGCCGGAGTACAGAAGGCTGAGCGGAGCTCAGCTTGAAGTGATCCGGCGCCGCCACGCAAATCGGCTCGAATTCCACCGCTGGGTCCAGTTTCTCTTCTTCCGCCAGATGGAGCGCCTGCGGTCCTGGTGTTTGGAGCAGGGAGTAGAGCTGATCGGAGACCTGCCCCTCTTCGTTGCACATGACAGCGCTGATGTATGGGCGCGTCCGGAGCGCTTCCTCCTCATGCCCGATGGGCGTCCTGAGTATCTCTCTGGAGCTCCGCCGGATGTCTATAACCCACAGGGGCAGCTATGGGGGCAGCCGCTGTATCGCTGGGAGGTCCACCGTGCAGAGCGCTTCCAGTGGTGGATGGAGCGAGTGTCGCACGTGCTGCGCTACGTGCGCTGGCTTCGGTTAGATCACTTCCGAGGATATGTGGCCTGCTGGGCGGTGCGATCGGGGGCCTCGACGGCTGCCGAGGGTAGCTGGATGCCGACCCCCAGCGAAGAGCTCTTTCAGCTGTTCCAGTCTCGGTGGATGCCTCTGCCCTTCTTGCCAGAGGATTTAGGCACGATCACGCCAGACGTCGAGCTGCTGCGCTGCCGACTAGGATTGCCCAGCATGCGTGTGCTCCTCTTTGCATTCCCAGACCCGGCCTACAATCCCCATGCACCGCACTCCTGCGGGGAGAATACGGTGCTCTACACTAGCCTTCACGACACCCCACCTGTGCGCGGTTGGTTTTTGCAAGCTCCCGAGCCAGTCCGGAAGAGCGTTGCCCAGTACTGCGGACATGCGGTCAGCGCGAGGAGTGTACATTGGGACTTCCTCCGGCTGGCGCTCCAGTCAGCGGCGTGGTTGGTCGTTGTGCCTGTCCAGGATATCTGCGGCCTCGGAGCAGAAGCGCAGATCAATCGCCCCGGTACGGCTCAAGGAAATTGGCGGTGGCGCCTCAGTCCTGGAATGCCTCATGCGCGCCATTGGGAGCGGTTGGCAGAGATGAGCGCTCTCTTCGGGCGGTACCGGAGATGA
- the speA gene encoding biosynthetic arginine decarboxylase, translating into MQPWSIEDAAELYNISGWGAGYFGINERGNVVVRPCKDREAAVDLKELMDELLLRDITPPVLVRFLDILDDRIEKLWSCFQRAAAEYGYQGRYYNVYPIKVNQQRPVVEEIARYGRNFNVGLEAGSKPELHAVLAIMDNPEALIICNGYKDGDFIELALLAQKMGKRVFLVVEKPNELHLIADIAERLRVQPNLGFRIKLASAGSGRWEESGGEQSKFGLNASELLEALEFARSRGLGSCIRLIHFHLGSQITNIRRIKNALREAGQFYVQLRCMGYPIEYVDVGGGLGVDYDGTRSSAPSSANYSIQEYANDVISAVVEASAQRGLPHPHVITEAGRALAAHHSVLIFNILEATSLPQWDETAPLPEGPETHPIVHDLYDLLQTLTSRTMLEAWHDAQQYREQLLELFNVGLVDLRTRAVGERLFWTIARRVYQLSSEMKHPPEELQYLPRMLADKYFANFSLFQSLPDAWAVDQLFPVMPIHRLTERPTRIATLQDITCDSDGRLDRFSCARRLLPYLPLHELAPDEPYYVGVFLVGAYQETLGDLHNLFGDTNTVHIRVDEQGYRIEHVVDGETVADVLGYVQFAPKRLVRTMEAWVSSAVKEGRISLREGREFLAIYRSGLYGYTYLE; encoded by the coding sequence ATGCAGCCCTGGAGCATCGAAGATGCCGCCGAGCTCTACAACATCAGCGGGTGGGGAGCAGGGTACTTCGGCATCAATGAACGGGGCAATGTCGTAGTGCGTCCCTGCAAAGACCGCGAGGCAGCGGTTGACCTGAAAGAGCTGATGGACGAGCTGCTCCTCCGGGATATCACTCCGCCGGTCCTGGTTCGCTTCTTGGACATCTTGGACGATCGGATTGAGAAGCTCTGGAGCTGTTTCCAGAGAGCAGCAGCGGAGTACGGCTATCAGGGCCGATACTACAACGTCTACCCGATCAAGGTCAATCAGCAGCGTCCCGTCGTGGAGGAGATTGCTCGGTATGGGCGGAATTTCAATGTTGGGCTGGAGGCGGGCTCTAAGCCAGAGCTGCATGCAGTGCTAGCGATCATGGATAACCCAGAGGCACTCATCATCTGCAATGGCTACAAAGACGGCGACTTCATCGAGCTTGCCCTTTTGGCCCAGAAGATGGGCAAGCGGGTCTTCCTCGTCGTGGAGAAGCCAAACGAGCTCCACTTGATTGCCGATATCGCTGAACGACTCCGCGTTCAGCCGAACCTGGGCTTTCGGATTAAGCTTGCCAGTGCTGGTAGCGGGCGGTGGGAAGAGTCAGGAGGCGAGCAGAGCAAGTTTGGGCTCAATGCTAGCGAACTCCTGGAGGCACTGGAGTTTGCCCGCAGTCGAGGATTAGGTTCTTGCATTCGACTCATCCACTTCCACCTAGGGAGCCAGATCACAAACATCCGACGCATCAAGAATGCGCTGCGGGAAGCTGGCCAGTTCTACGTGCAGTTGCGCTGCATGGGGTACCCGATCGAGTATGTAGATGTCGGCGGAGGGCTGGGCGTGGATTACGATGGGACGCGCTCTTCGGCCCCCAGCAGCGCGAACTACTCCATCCAGGAGTACGCTAACGACGTCATCTCTGCTGTCGTTGAAGCGTCAGCGCAACGCGGCCTGCCGCATCCTCACGTCATCACAGAGGCAGGGCGTGCGTTAGCAGCTCATCATTCTGTGCTCATCTTCAACATCCTTGAGGCGACAAGCCTGCCACAGTGGGATGAGACAGCACCCTTGCCAGAAGGGCCGGAGACGCACCCCATTGTGCACGATCTCTACGACCTCTTGCAGACCCTCACCTCGCGCACGATGTTAGAGGCGTGGCACGACGCGCAGCAGTACCGAGAGCAGCTGCTGGAGCTGTTCAACGTAGGATTGGTGGATCTAAGGACGCGTGCTGTAGGAGAGCGGCTCTTCTGGACAATCGCTCGCCGAGTTTACCAACTGAGCTCTGAGATGAAGCATCCGCCAGAGGAGCTCCAATACTTGCCTCGGATGCTGGCGGACAAGTACTTCGCAAACTTTTCTCTGTTCCAGTCGCTGCCTGACGCGTGGGCAGTGGATCAGCTCTTCCCTGTCATGCCGATCCATCGCTTAACAGAGCGCCCCACGCGGATTGCTACGCTACAGGACATTACATGCGACTCCGACGGCCGCCTAGACCGCTTCTCTTGTGCTCGGCGTCTGCTACCGTACCTGCCCCTCCATGAATTAGCGCCGGATGAGCCTTACTACGTCGGTGTCTTCCTAGTGGGTGCCTACCAGGAGACTCTTGGTGATCTGCACAACTTGTTCGGGGATACCAACACGGTCCATATTCGCGTGGACGAGCAGGGGTATCGCATTGAACACGTGGTGGACGGAGAGACCGTCGCTGACGTACTTGGATACGTCCAGTTCGCTCCGAAGCGCCTGGTGCGTACGATGGAGGCATGGGTTAGCTCAGCCGTCAAAGAAGGACGTATCTCGCTCCGGGAGGGACGAGAGTTCCTAGCTATCTACCGCTCTGGACTCTACGGCTACACGTACTTGGAGTGA
- a CDS encoding SBBP repeat-containing protein encodes MRQSSGVIASLILTAAGAWALPLRWVNGFVENRGQWEAPYVYLYSRPGLILGVTPTALVFNVYEQHVREASVDRYGVPQPRSIRQRGQVAWMELEGAAPAMAVSHALEPAVLHFFRGSSPRGWYSSVPVARIVELIGVYPGINLRLSALPEGPRYDFIVQPGADPQRIRLRFRGIQQAALALQGRELRLVGEGGLLLHGGLQAYQDIEGQRREVPVNFVVESLGDGEFRVRFALGEYDVRYPLVIDPIVYATCLGSGADERAPSLQRLADGSMLTVIQAEELSFRMTPGAYDTTYNGLTDVVVLKLDGALQRLLFATYLGGSGADFPAVIGTDANGDIYVGGSTNSPDFPVRNAYQQSLRGGVDLFVVRLSPQGSQLRWGTYIGGSSDEIAVTGAVRRDGIVVLAGRTQSSNYPTTSAAHQRTYAGNWDVFMTGLSNTGASLSFSTYLGGSDNETAWAVFTDVEGYTYLCGETSSSNFPNHPVPTPMNPGNRPYDRDYNGGPRDAFIAKFRPTSATLQYSTFLGGSQEDYATGIVARDNGEVWVTGATRSSNFPAAGPRFQQQLSGGADGFLVRLSSSGLGTAALLYSTYLGGTSDEEPRVVLEYNNAPIVVGWTRSGNFPLTQDAHSRGLAGGQDLFVTVFSDLSALELQYSSFAGTLLDERPLAAAADARGDLYIAGETNSPALCQVVEGLQSGYGGGGTDAFLVKYARALVTLFAPRGGERVCAGSPLSISWMAAGVTAGDTFRIEVSSDRRNWIPIGLVTGTAYAWTVPANQPSGHYWLRVVHIASGVADESDSTFTVAQPPRILQQPPDTLRLCVGDTLVLQVVAEGDSLTYQWYRGGVELPGARQPVLRIPLTSTAQAGQYNVRLRGSCPPEVSSRVSHVFVEERPRIVRQPQDVSVGPGAQACFSVGATGGVARQYQWLKDGTPIPGARDTVYCIPSVSAADSGLYRCVVWNRCGSDTSAAARLRVAVGVSEPSSEAGLVLRWLPSSIAPQRLTLELTAPERIVRAALYSILGQPVAEGEEEIVVAHVPSGVYWLVVSGSERQWVRCVVVVR; translated from the coding sequence ATGAGGCAGAGCAGTGGCGTAATTGCTAGTCTCATACTGACGGCTGCTGGGGCCTGGGCGCTCCCTCTCCGTTGGGTCAACGGGTTTGTTGAGAACCGCGGACAGTGGGAAGCTCCATACGTGTATCTCTACTCCCGCCCCGGGCTTATTCTGGGGGTAACCCCAACGGCGCTCGTCTTCAACGTTTACGAGCAGCACGTCCGGGAGGCTTCTGTAGACCGTTATGGCGTTCCACAGCCGCGCAGCATTCGCCAACGGGGCCAGGTTGCCTGGATGGAGCTAGAGGGGGCGGCTCCCGCTATGGCTGTCTCTCATGCCCTTGAACCAGCAGTGTTGCACTTCTTCCGAGGCTCTTCTCCGCGGGGTTGGTATAGTTCCGTTCCTGTTGCACGCATTGTGGAGCTAATTGGGGTCTACCCAGGGATCAACCTACGCCTCTCGGCACTGCCCGAGGGGCCACGGTATGATTTCATCGTCCAGCCTGGAGCGGATCCTCAGCGCATTCGTCTGCGCTTTCGTGGCATTCAGCAGGCAGCGCTGGCTCTCCAGGGTCGCGAGCTTCGGCTGGTCGGGGAGGGAGGCTTGCTGCTCCACGGTGGCCTGCAAGCCTACCAGGACATTGAGGGGCAGCGCCGAGAAGTTCCCGTGAACTTCGTCGTAGAGTCCCTTGGCGATGGTGAGTTCCGCGTCCGCTTTGCTCTTGGAGAGTACGATGTCCGCTATCCGCTGGTCATCGATCCGATTGTCTACGCAACTTGTCTCGGCTCTGGTGCTGATGAGCGAGCCCCATCCCTTCAGCGGCTGGCAGATGGGTCGATGTTGACTGTCATCCAAGCTGAAGAGCTCTCTTTCCGCATGACTCCGGGGGCCTACGACACAACGTACAACGGTCTGACGGATGTCGTTGTTCTGAAGCTCGATGGTGCGTTGCAGCGATTGCTATTCGCGACATATCTCGGTGGAAGCGGCGCTGATTTTCCGGCAGTCATTGGCACAGATGCAAACGGGGACATCTACGTTGGGGGCTCAACGAACTCTCCAGATTTTCCCGTTCGGAATGCTTACCAGCAGTCTCTGCGGGGCGGAGTCGACCTATTCGTCGTCCGCCTCTCTCCTCAGGGCTCTCAGTTGCGGTGGGGGACATACATTGGGGGGAGCAGTGACGAGATCGCCGTTACTGGCGCCGTGCGGCGCGATGGGATTGTCGTCCTAGCGGGTCGTACGCAGTCTTCCAACTATCCGACAACCTCCGCTGCTCACCAACGGACCTATGCAGGGAATTGGGACGTCTTCATGACAGGCCTCAGTAATACGGGAGCGTCGCTGAGCTTTTCTACATACTTGGGTGGCTCCGACAACGAAACGGCGTGGGCTGTTTTCACCGACGTAGAAGGCTACACGTACCTCTGTGGGGAGACTTCGTCTTCCAACTTCCCCAACCACCCGGTGCCGACCCCTATGAATCCAGGGAATCGGCCGTACGACCGGGACTACAACGGGGGTCCACGGGATGCTTTCATCGCGAAGTTCCGTCCGACGAGTGCAACGCTACAGTACTCCACCTTCCTCGGTGGTAGCCAGGAGGACTATGCCACAGGGATCGTTGCCCGCGACAATGGGGAAGTGTGGGTGACAGGCGCAACGCGCTCGTCCAACTTTCCTGCGGCAGGTCCCCGATTCCAGCAGCAGCTATCAGGAGGTGCGGATGGCTTCCTCGTGCGCCTTTCTAGTTCCGGCTTAGGGACGGCAGCGTTACTGTACTCTACGTATCTCGGCGGGACCAGTGACGAGGAGCCGCGCGTGGTTTTGGAGTACAACAATGCACCGATAGTGGTTGGCTGGACTCGCTCGGGTAACTTCCCGCTCACCCAGGATGCCCATAGCCGTGGCCTTGCAGGGGGACAAGATCTGTTTGTCACGGTCTTCTCTGATTTGTCGGCTCTGGAGTTGCAGTACAGTAGCTTTGCGGGGACGCTGCTGGATGAGCGCCCCTTAGCTGCCGCGGCGGATGCCCGTGGTGATCTCTACATCGCTGGGGAGACGAACTCTCCGGCTCTCTGTCAAGTAGTGGAGGGCTTGCAGAGTGGGTACGGTGGTGGCGGGACGGACGCCTTCTTAGTGAAGTATGCTCGGGCACTCGTGACGCTCTTTGCGCCGCGGGGAGGGGAGCGGGTTTGTGCAGGTTCTCCTCTCAGCATCTCGTGGATGGCGGCAGGAGTCACTGCGGGTGATACGTTCAGGATAGAGGTCAGCTCAGACCGCCGGAATTGGATCCCTATTGGTTTAGTGACTGGGACAGCTTACGCGTGGACGGTTCCGGCGAATCAGCCATCAGGGCACTACTGGCTACGAGTCGTGCATATAGCCTCTGGTGTTGCCGACGAGAGTGACTCTACCTTCACGGTTGCGCAGCCTCCGAGAATCCTTCAGCAGCCTCCGGATACACTTCGGCTCTGTGTGGGAGATACGCTCGTGCTACAAGTAGTGGCGGAGGGAGACTCGCTGACGTATCAGTGGTATAGGGGCGGCGTAGAGCTTCCTGGGGCTCGACAGCCCGTCCTGAGGATTCCGCTAACGAGCACGGCACAGGCTGGGCAGTATAACGTTCGCCTCCGTGGAAGTTGTCCCCCGGAGGTCAGCAGCCGTGTTTCGCACGTGTTTGTCGAGGAACGTCCTCGGATTGTGCGGCAGCCACAGGATGTGAGTGTTGGACCCGGAGCTCAGGCTTGCTTCAGTGTAGGAGCAACTGGTGGAGTGGCTCGGCAGTATCAGTGGCTCAAGGACGGGACCCCAATTCCGGGGGCGAGGGATACGGTGTACTGTATTCCGAGCGTGTCTGCTGCAGACTCTGGGCTCTATCGGTGCGTGGTATGGAATCGGTGTGGAAGTGACACTAGTGCTGCCGCTCGGTTGCGCGTCGCTGTCGGCGTCTCAGAGCCTTCTTCGGAAGCAGGGCTCGTGCTCCGGTGGCTACCCTCTTCGATAGCTCCGCAACGCTTGACTCTTGAGCTAACAGCACCAGAGCGGATTGTCCGAGCTGCGCTCTACTCCATCTTGGGACAGCCCGTAGCGGAGGGGGAGGAGGAGATCGTGGTGGCACATGTGCCTTCTGGCGTGTACTGGCTCGTTGTCAGTGGTAGTGAGCGCCAGTGGGTGCGCTGTGTTGTGGTGGTGCGCTAA
- a CDS encoding cytidine deaminase, translating to MQWREAHASLYEQFVSAVDAAQRAAPRALQRAWAPYSGFPVGAALLAVDGSIWDGCNVECSSYGLTLCAERIAVGHAVVHGHHDFVLLVLTTDTDEPILPCGACRQLLHDFSPHLLILSQAARSHRQALW from the coding sequence CTGCAATGGCGGGAAGCACACGCCAGCCTTTACGAGCAGTTTGTCTCAGCCGTAGACGCAGCGCAGAGGGCTGCGCCTCGAGCACTCCAGCGCGCGTGGGCTCCGTACTCAGGTTTCCCGGTCGGAGCCGCGCTCCTGGCAGTAGACGGCAGTATCTGGGATGGGTGCAATGTGGAATGCAGTAGCTATGGGCTCACCCTCTGCGCCGAGCGCATCGCAGTAGGACACGCTGTGGTCCATGGACACCACGATTTCGTCCTGCTGGTGCTCACTACTGATACCGACGAGCCCATCCTCCCGTGCGGAGCATGTCGACAACTACTGCACGACTTTTCGCCCCACCTGCTGATCCTCTCCCAGGCCGCTCGCTCTCACCGGCAGGCACTCTGGTGA